One region of Ptiloglossa arizonensis isolate GNS036 chromosome 8, iyPtiAriz1_principal, whole genome shotgun sequence genomic DNA includes:
- the Nachrbeta1 gene encoding nicotinic acetylcholine receptor beta1, with amino-acid sequence MHFYLRLVRFLFVSAIFCVGLCSEDEERLVRDLFRGYNKLIRPVQNMTEKVHVNFGLAFVQLINVNEKNQIMKSNVWLRFIWTDYQLQWDEADYGGIGVLRLPPDKVWKPDIVLFNNADGNYEVRYKSNVLIYPNGDVLWVPPAIYQSSCTIDVTYFPFDQQTCIMKFGSWTFNGDQVSLALYNNKNFVDLSDYWKSGTWDIINVPAYLNTYRGGFPTETDITFYIIIRRKTLFYTVNLILPTVLISFLCVLVFYLPAEAGEKVTLGISILLSLVVFLLLVSKILPPTSLVLPLIAKYLLFTFIMNTVSILVTVIIINWNFRGPRTHRMPQLIRKIFLKYLPIILLMRRPKKTRLRWMMEIPNVTLPTSTYSGSPTELPKHLPASLAKSKMEVMELSDLHHPNCKINRKVHHTTSSSSATGGEGLADRRGSESSDSVLLSPEASKATEAVEFIAEHLRNEDLYIQTREDWKYVAMVIDRLQLYVFFIVTTAGTIGILMDAPHIFEYVDQDRIIEIYRGK; translated from the exons ATGCATTTTTATTTGCGGCTCGTGCGTTTTCTTTTCGTCTCCGCGATTTTCTGCGTCG GCCTCTGTTCCGAAGATGAGGAAAGGTTGGTGCGAGATCTGTTTAGAGGATACAACAAACTCATCAGGCCCGTACAGAATATGACGGAGAAGGTTCACGTGAATTTCGGACTGGCCTTCGTGCAGCTGATCAACGTG AATGAAAAAAATCAAATCATGAAGTCGAACGTGTGGTTGAGATTTATCTGGACGGACTATCAACTACAATGGGACGAGGCGGACTATGGTGGAATTGGAGTTCTCAGGTTACCACCCGATAAAGTTTGGAAACCAGACATTGTATTATTTAACAA CGCCGATGGTAATTACGAAGTACGTTACAAGAGCAACGTCTTAATTTATCCGAACGGTGATGTTCTCTGGGTACCTCCAGCGATCTATCAGAGCTCCTGCACGATCGACGTCACGTACTTCCCCTTCGATCAACAGACCTGCATCATGAAATTCGGATCGTGGACCTTCAACGGTGACCAAGTGTCGCTGGCCTTGTacaacaacaagaatttcgtggACCTGTCCGATTACTGGAAAAGCGGTACTTGGGACATcatcaatgtcccggcgtaccTGAATACGTACCGTGGTGGTTTCCCCACGGAAACTGACATCACCTTCTACATCATAATCAGACGCAAGACCCTGTTCTACACGGTGAACTTGATCCTTCCCACTGTTCTGATCTCCTTCCTTTGCGTGTTGGTCTTTTACCTTCCGGCGGAAGCCGGCGAGAAGGTGACTCTCGGAATCAGCATTCTTCTCTCTTTGGTCGTGTTTCTGTTACTGGTCAGCAAGATACTGCCACCTACGTCTTTGGTACTACCGTTGATCGCCAAATATCTCCTGTTCACCTTCATCATGAACACCGTCAGTATCCTGGTAACGGTGATCATCATCAACTGGAATTTCCGTGGACCCAGAACGCATAGAATGCCGCAGCTGATCAGGAAGATTTTCCTCAAGTACCTGCCAATCATTCTGCTCATGAGGAGACCCAAGAAGACTCGTCTCAGGTGGATGATGGAGATTCCGAACGTGACCTTGCCGACTTCTACTTATTCGGGAAGCCCGACAGAGTTGCCGAAACATCTACCAGCCTCGTTGGCCAAATCCAAGATGGAAGTAATGGAGTTGTCCGATCTTCACCATCCGAACTGTAAGATCAACAGAAAGGTGCACCATACCACCAGTAGTTCCAGCGCTACTGGTGGTGAAGGTTTAGCCGATAGAAGAGGGTCCGAGAGCTCGGATTCGGTACTTCTCAGCCCAGAAGCTAGCAAAGCTACCGAGGCTGTTGAGTTCATTGCTGAACATTTGAGGAACGAGGACTTGTATATACAG ACAAGAGAAGATTGGAAATACGTAGCGATGGTGATCGATCGACTGCAGCTTTATGTTTTCTTCATCGTAACAACTGCGGGTACCATTGGGATCCTGATGGACGCGCCACATATTTTCGAATACGTGGACCAGGATCGTATCATAGAGATATATCGTGGAAAGTAA